The nucleotide window ttggggtattataacagtttgactgttcaaaaaaaccccacaaaggcctaccatttgtaaaagtagacactccagggtatctcataaggtgcatattgtgccttaacatgcccccatttttttaccattacatgccaaagtatgtggtaaaaaataattttgtgcattttttacatacggattgcatttttgctgggcattttgtatatttcatatgtgccactaagttcaaaccccccaaattatgctcagctaagtcttctgagtaaaaggacacccccattgtatgtctatggcactattttgtgaagctacagtgccatataggagaccaagccatatcagtttttaccgaactttgaattttgacgccgggcctaagtgcaatttccaagcatcttcgcaggttttaaattcaaactaccccacaaaggcctaccatttcttaaagtagacacccccagggtatttcaaaaggcatattttgaaccttagcgtgggatcatttttccgctagcgtgtaccaggtgtagtggtaataagcgtttttttctgcctttttgacacacaaagtgagtttgcacagtatattttgcaaaccatatgtgtactaccactgtataatacttcatatgttgctcagctatgtctgctgagtacaaaaatacccccatatgtacctttgccaggtatatgtggacatcggaggggcacatttgggacacagccattccattttttttttcaaactttaaatttttacgctgtgcccatgtcccattttagagtattttaccaggctatataatccaaataccccataaagccataccatttcttaaagaagacatcccagggtatttcaaaaggcatattttgaaccttagcgtgggatcatttttccgctagcttgtaccaggtgtacttttgttttgcttattaattttttgtaaagtttcctaaactttcgtaaaacttttttttacagatttaacatttttctaagcttttttttttacgttaacccctaactagcagtaagccgcactaacagtaaattcccaattttcccataactcccacccaccccagctagcaaaatatttaattatacaatatttaaattaattaataaaataaatttaacccctgagggttaaaaaaaataattaacccacagggggttaaaaaaaatcagatcatagtaaaatgtaatccctgccaattgatcactggcagggaaggggttaatttggggggtgggattttaaataaactttatttttttaacaccagggggcaggatcaacactgatccgtctccctgcacttcacactgaacccggaagtgcagggaggcggaggtgagtatagagagcacatgtgcccgctcagacatgctgtcagagcgggtacatgtgctggggcagccggatccggtactcccggtctgcctctaatgcagaggcagaccggagcaccattaaccattgcggcgatctggggttaattttaacgggtgacggacgaggtccgtcactcgtcattaacgcattcccctgagtgacggacctcgtccgtcactcgtcgttaaggggttaaagggacactatagtcacctgaacaactttagctaaatgaagcagttttgatgtgtagaacatgcccctgcagcctcactgctcaatcctctgccatttagtagttaaatccctttgtttatgaaccctagtcacacctccctgcatgtgacttgcacagccttccataaacacttcctgtaaagagagccctatttaggctatctttattgcaagttctgtttaattaagattttcttatcccctgctatgccaatagcttgctagaccatgcaagagcctcctgtatgtgattaaagttcaatttagagattgagatacaattatttaaggtaaattacatctgtttgaaagtgaaaacagtttttttttttttctttctcatgcaggctctgtcaatcatagccaggggagatgtggctagggctgcataaacagaaacaaagtgatttaactcctaaattacagtgaattgagcagtgaaattgcaggggaatgatctaaacactaaaactgctttatttagctaaagtaatttaggtgactatagcgttcctttaattgCCAAAGGAAATATTAATTAATACTTGCTAGGGATCgactgatattgattttttttagagccgataccgataatctgtgaactttccgGTCGATAGAcgataatttgccgatattctgtacatttaccattttgaaaaaataaactaatcctaaaggtaaatgcacaaaatatacatgccacatgtagtggatgaagtgtgtttagacaggggagctgtgtgtgtttgtgtagtgtgtatagtgaatgcagtgagtgtttgtgtattgtgtatagtgaatgttaatttttttttaatatttaaatggtgtgttttgttttttagtttttttttagttcaccctccctgcttaccagggaggggggatatagtattccctggtggtccggtggcttgttaagtactcTGGGGGccagcagcaagcgctgacttaccttgccagcagctcctccagttcCCCACTGTAAATCTTGCGGCGCTTAGTGCCACGcgaagcgttgccatggtaacctgtggcaacgctctgacagccgcgggtctcgcgagatttagacatggagcttgAGGAGCTGCTGGCCCCcctaggaccgccgggcttgtgatgagtcctaggaggtattattggcaatatcggtatctctattggccgataccgatattgcagaaaatacagaatatcagcCGATTATATTGGTAAaaacgataatcggtcgatccctaatacttGCCTTTACTCCATTGATGTCAGTGGTACTAATTTCTGTGAATGCTAACATTACCCTCTTCAAACAGACTTAAAATTCACCCCCTCCATTGTGTCTGATCCTGCTGGTGAGCACATACCCAGTTAGAGCAATGATAAAGTAATTGGCAATTCTTTGCCAATGCTTTGGAATCAGAATGGAATGTCATCTGTCACTATGTGCCTATAttcaaacaacaaaaacaaaaatcacagTAAATTGAGCGCAGTGACATTCTGAatttgttttagtatttttttattcccaGCACAATAGCATTGGCAACTCATTAGCACAATATAAGATTGTATTAAAATTGTCCTATGCCCAATCCAATTGAAATAAATGTAGTGATGCTGTGATTCCTGCCTCCTTGCAGATCTTTTTGCCCAAGAGAAACATGAAATACGCATAGCAGGAGGGGCTGTGCGAGATCTCCTTGTGGGGAACCAGCCGCATGATGTAGATTTTGCAACGACAGCAACCCCTGATCAAATGAAGGAGATGTTCCTCAAAGCTGGGATCCGAATGATAAACAACAAGGGCGAGAAGCATGGAACAGTTACTGCCAGGGTGAGATGTTcatactgttttttgtttttgtttttttggaataGACAGCTCACACACTTAAGGCACTTTATATTccggaagtgctttatgtgtgcagagtttgttctattttgcaaggcacctgccttgcaaagacttcttattgagctgctttgtgcagtctgtgattggacagccacggaaTGTCTGGGCTGGGTTtgaagggaagggcttgcaaaggcaacagacaagaAGATATTTGCagattttgcaatctgttttgaGATATACCCCCAATCAAGAAAAAAGAATCGTATTTCAACCTGTGCACATTTTCATTGGGACTATATctaattgttaagaaataataaaataactttttttcaattgaagtgttcctttaaataataataataataagagcctATAAAAagtctgatttaaccccttaaggacacatgacacgtgtgacatgtcatgattcccttttattccagaagtttggtccttaaggggttaaaggaacattatagtgacaggaatacaaacataggcAACTTAAAAGGTGAATATACTCGCCTTTATACCAGTGCCGCCCAGAGAAAGCTCCACTCCGCCTCCCTGGCTGATATCAAAATtggtgatcttagccaatccagaggctattgcacatgcacggcaaaaccCCACACTGCGCCAATTAGCATATCTtcctgtttctgtgcgtcaaacttgtctggttacaattacatgtgtgttagtccacccattgtaaagcactacagaatttgttggtgctagataaatataataatagacCATACCTCTATACCCTCTAACATGTGCATTGTCTTTTCTGGTTTCCATTTTCCCAATGTACACTGCATACTCTACTTCACTGCACCATTATACATATTATGTGTTCTTTATCCAACTCTTGGACtactttttgtttttatggtGTTGGGAAGAGAGATGCTGCTAGATTAGGCTTGGTTTTGGGGTACTAGATGATCGCCACTAGTAATGTCCCATTACTTTTTCCATCAACACTGCTCACATTCTACACCTAACCTGCATCTACCATCAAATATACATCATGTGCCCGCTTAAATGATTATTTTCTCTTTATCACAATAACACTGTTCTGCATTATTGTCATTCGACACACAAGTCCCATTTAGTTGTATTCTTATAATTAATCAGTTAGGCGCTACAAAAGAGTGTATATTATCCTGGTTCTGTAACCAGTGAGATATCAAAACAAACTAAATTTAGctatccattacatattacaATAAAGTGGCAATTTTTATAACTTCTTTTATATAAACCTAAGTGAAGCTTAATACATATCTGTGTGAGGGTAAAACTGTTCCTTTTTTTTGTAAGCATCAAATAAAAGAACATTGAGTTTATTTTTTAGGAATATTAACATTTGTATTTTGTCCTTTTGTTAGTTTTATCAATTCTTGTGTCTTTTCAGATCGATGATCAAAACTTTGAGATCACTACCCTCCGGGTTGACTTGCAAACAGATGGACGCCACGCAGAGGTGCAGTTCACCACAGACTGGAAAGGCGATGCAGAGAGACGTGATCTGACCATAAACTCCATGTTTCTGGGTAATACATCGTCACAGACCGAAACATAGCACCATCCGCAAGGGGGTAACTATCAGGGTAATCAGCTGTGCAGCTTCTTTGGTACTGTGATTTGATTTACTTCATTACACGTTTAATACACTTTGCACCttcgaaaaaaaaaagtgaggcaTGGTACCTTGAGGAAACCTTATTTACACAAATACATTGCTCCAGTGGATACCCTTTAATAAATCTGGAAGActggccataaataaaaaaacaactcacATTCTGTGATGTACCAGAGTCCATATATCCTATCTCATAAGACGTCGGCCTGCAAAACTTGCAAGTATAAAATGCAAGAATTATGGTCTCCCTATGAGCTTTTAATGtttagcttatatacacaaactGTTTGAGCGCCATAACTAGGAATCCATTTTTACCCTTTCTCTATGATTTGCCTATTTCCTTTCTGTTACTCATCAGGATTTGATGGGACCCTGTATGATTATTTTAATGGCTATGAAGATTTGCAAAAACGATGCATTCGATTTGTCGGAGACCCAGCTCAACGTATTCAGGAAGATTATCTTCGAATTCTGCGCTACCTTAGGTAAGATGAAAGTTCTGTAGCTTTACTATTGCTCTATCCTATAACCTCTGGGAGAATGGAATTTCTTCTGTGGAATTTCCTTGAGTTGTTATGATTTTTCTCTTTTCATTCTTACTGCCTGGATGTAGGTTCTACGGAAGAATTTCAGAAAAACCTGGAATTCATACAACTGCAACACTGGATGCTATCAAAGAGAATGCCCCAGGCCTAAGTGGCATCTCAGGGGAACGAATTTGGGTGGAATTGAAGAAGATCCTTGAAGGAAACCATGTGAACCACTTGATTCAAATAATTTATGAACTTGGAGTGGCACCTCATGTGGGTGGGTATTATTTaagaaacattaaaggaacactataggtcaggaacacaaacatgtattccttaccctatagtgttaaaacacaatctagctcccccctccctccctaaatatagtaaaatcatacatataatccagtctgctgctgctggttctgcccctgacttgtctacttggctgacataatcataaATAGTGAtataagccaatcacaatgatttcccataggaaagcattggattgggtgagactgtcaaggaggcagatcaggggcagaggtagCACAAGTTAAATCCGGCccggcaaatcagcatctcctcagagatgcattgaatcaatgcatctctatgaggaaagttaagtgtctccatgcagagggtggagacactgaatgtcagtctcgaggaagcacctctagaagccatctttaggagtggccaatggagatggccctaggctgtaatgtaaacactgcatttttcccTTCAggttagaggcagtgctttacaacaggggatttctaatctggagggaaaaaaaaacaggcaggcaatcccCAAAATTTTCAAGAACTTTCCCCAATTAACATTTGGCACTATAAAGTGCCTCTTACCTAAGACAGCCCAGTTCTTTGCCTGGGAGGctctgcattttattttattttttaactttgattttttttccggacatCTGCCAGGGATAAGCACGCCGGACGTCTGCATCTCCCCTGTTTGTATTTGCTTCCGTCTATACCATGCCAGGTGCCGGGCAGACGATGGTGCACTTGCGTGCGCTAGCTGGGAGGTCCTGGTCGTGGAACACAAGTACAGGTTGCGATGCTTTCAACCATGCGCAATGCGATTTCAAAATTCAGGCGCCTAaattctttttatgtattttttttctacctGCTTCAAAATTTTGGTTTC belongs to Pelobates fuscus isolate aPelFus1 chromosome 7, aPelFus1.pri, whole genome shotgun sequence and includes:
- the TRNT1 gene encoding CCA tRNA nucleotidyltransferase 1, mitochondrial, which gives rise to MLGRFLTLSRQLYTMRLQSDDFKALFTDGLKTLTNLFAQEKHEIRIAGGAVRDLLVGNQPHDVDFATTATPDQMKEMFLKAGIRMINNKGEKHGTVTARIDDQNFEITTLRVDLQTDGRHAEVQFTTDWKGDAERRDLTINSMFLGFDGTLYDYFNGYEDLQKRCIRFVGDPAQRIQEDYLRILRYLRFYGRISEKPGIHTTATLDAIKENAPGLSGISGERIWVELKKILEGNHVNHLIQIIYELGVAPHVGLPEDVNLTEFARVCGHSAHLCPKPLTLLTALFSNPDAVNKLELRLKISKEEKNLALFLLKQRNELTADSRDSEPLKPYQDYVIDSREPDAHKKICELLKYQGEEKMFKDMECWTLPRFPVSGHDLRRMGINSGKELGKILMELRERWKESGYKSSKEELLNSVVREQDS